From the Papaver somniferum cultivar HN1 chromosome 2, ASM357369v1, whole genome shotgun sequence genome, the window AGAATTGCTTTTACATGCACTACTTACTCCACCCAGAAAGACACAAGTACAGTACATGGGAATAGCAACTGCAGTTAATATTCCGCCTAAAGAAAGATTATGCCACCAGCTCAACTCCGAGAAAGCTGGCTGATCATAGTTACAAGGAAATAAATGAACCTAAATATTTAAAGACTGATGACTTAAGGGGGTACTGGAGTCCAACTACATTTCGTTTCATTAAACAATCCAGTAAAATATCCATAAAAGTGCAGTAAGATAACACAAGCATAGTGGTAAGTGGCTAGAAATgcaaaagtgaaagtatcatctAATATTACTACATTAGACAGTAGACAAATTCTTAAACGCTTCTAGTCTCCGGACAAGATTGGATATTCAATTTACACACGAACATTCCAGATGTGAAACGGAAAAAggaagataaaaaagaaaaaacccgaGAGATGGGAAAACCTTACTCAAAATGTGGTTGAACAAATAACGTAGCTTTGCTCTAATCGTCCGCCTTAAAATTTATCAAACCCAGTAACTTGGCAGAATGCCTTGTGGTTCCCATATCTTCATTTCTCCCACTACTTCCGTTCAACTCAGGAAAAACTTACTTGTCGATTACAGTATAACATTTTCAGAAGCAGCGTGACCAAACCAGTAAACCGCCCTTCCTCAAGCCTTCCTTCTTGCTTTATAATTCCTTGACTTCCCTGCCTTCCTTCTTGCTTTACAATTCCTTGAGTTCCCTGCCCCTACAAAAGTACCCGACTTAAGGGAAACCAAGCTTGGAACATAACTCTGCATGCCAAATAACTGATGAGTACCACGCATTTGTAGGGCTGCATTCCTTTTATGCTTCGGATCATACAAAAGTACACCATTAGGCACATCAACTTCCTCTCCCTGTAGCTCAAAAAGGATTTCACCCGTCTTGAAAAAATGTAAAGGCATTAAATAACTAACTCCCTTTAGACAATCATCAATGGTGACAATTTTAGTCCAATTTCCTTTATTCTCTCCAAAATCTTTCATCAACCATAACTCTAACTCATTATGAACACCATGTATGAACTCATTATGAACACCATGTATGACACAGATGAGGCAAAGCTTCTCACCAAAAACACTCACATTAAGTCCGACCTTGCCAACTAAACCATCAGGTAGTTCTATTTCATGGACACTCTCATCACAGACATTGAAAGATAATATAAAAGGACTAACTATCCACCCATCCCCATGATTGCGGGTGCGAAGTGCACTAAAATACAgaattccgtcaagatgcacccCAGGTTTTACATCATAACGTATGCCTGGTATATTTTTCCATGTATTTGTTCCTGACGTATAGATGCTACATGTTGAAAGGTACATTACATGTTCGCTGAGTTCAAACCTGACCAACTTATAATCCCCATTTTTGGaatcataaccaaatccataAGAGTGTGCCTTTTCACCACCGAGCCTCGATTCAGGGCTTGATTTAGGCCTCCACTTAAATTCATCAGGCAGTGTTTGTATTTTCTTAAACTCAGTTGTAGATGGATTCCAGATACAAACATCACGCCTATTAAGTTCTAAGCAGACCAAGCCATTACATGAACCAATAATTTCAACTAATGGTTTCTGAGACTTGAATGGATAATCAATTTCAAGGGTTTTATAATCAGATAATGATAACGAAGAATCACTTCTACTGGCCATGGAATGGACTGAGCTCT encodes:
- the LOC113349047 gene encoding F-box/kelch-repeat protein At3g06240-like isoform X2 gives rise to the protein MSRHHLPEGILLDICLRLPLKSIARFRCVNKNFCFLLKSPNFIQKHLDHSIERDKFSLLICSNSDGKSSVHSMASRSDSSLSLSDYKTLEIDYPFKSQKPLVEIIGSCNGLVCLELNRRDVCIWNPSTTEFKKIQTLPDEFKWRPKSSPESRLGGEKAHSYGFGYDSKNGDYKLVRFELSEHVMYLSTCSIYTSGTNTWKNIPGIRYDVKPGVHLDGILYFSALRTRNHGDGWIVSPFILSFNVCDESVHEIELPDGLVGKVGLNVSVFGEKLCLICVIHGVHNELWLMKDFGENKGNWTKIVTIDDCLKGVSYLMPLHFFKTGEILFELQGEEVDVPNGVLLYDPKHKRNAALQMRGTHQLFGMQSYVPSLVSLKSGTFVGAGNSRNCKARRKAGKSRNYKARRKA